One part of the bacterium genome encodes these proteins:
- a CDS encoding DUF4032 domain-containing protein, with protein MRNKKAVAVELQQSSRDNKFCMRSTSTIQEAKQFVRWMSKDKAVLDYFAGDVDKIPRDLWEPMENLRTSKGDELYIDLLQALTHKQFSPQEAKQLWQEIILHKYYMSEKLGRNVGIKVAVLDYLNNYSGQGKDLKMLPEKDLDCLLLFVNEDGLTGLYNHRYFQENLRDELARCQRYNRTFSLLFIDLDHFKIYNDSLGHMKGDILLREIAGFFKGHSREADTVARYGGDEFALILPETNHKEALVFAHRLHKKFEKQQFGKNESGILQIITMSVGVATFPNDGKVPEELVDAADKALYRAKRAGRNCVRFARHSRTEQLQH; from the coding sequence ATGAGAAATAAAAAAGCGGTGGCAGTTGAGCTGCAACAATCCAGCAGGGATAATAAATTTTGCATGCGCTCCACTTCCACGATTCAGGAAGCCAAGCAGTTTGTGCGCTGGATGTCCAAGGATAAGGCGGTACTGGATTATTTTGCCGGCGATGTGGACAAAATTCCGCGTGATCTCTGGGAACCCATGGAGAACCTCCGCACAAGCAAAGGGGACGAACTTTATATTGATCTGCTGCAGGCGCTGACGCATAAGCAGTTTTCACCCCAAGAGGCGAAGCAGCTTTGGCAGGAAATTATTTTACATAAGTATTATATGTCTGAAAAGCTAGGGCGGAATGTCGGGATCAAAGTAGCGGTATTGGATTATCTGAATAATTATTCAGGGCAGGGAAAAGATTTGAAAATGCTCCCGGAAAAAGATTTGGATTGTTTATTGTTGTTTGTCAATGAAGATGGACTCACCGGGTTGTACAACCACCGTTATTTTCAGGAAAATCTGCGTGATGAATTGGCACGCTGCCAACGGTATAACCGGACCTTTAGTCTGTTGTTTATTGATTTGGACCATTTTAAAATATATAACGATAGTTTAGGACATATGAAGGGTGACATTTTATTGCGTGAAATTGCCGGATTTTTTAAAGGACATAGCCGCGAAGCGGATACGGTGGCACGTTATGGCGGTGATGAATTTGCCCTTATTCTTCCGGAGACAAATCATAAAGAGGCGTTGGTTTTTGCCCATCGGCTGCATAAAAAATTTGAGAAGCAGCAATTTGGAAAAAATGAATCTGGGATTTTGCAAATTATTACCATGTCAGTGGGTGTCGCGACATTTCCGAATGATGGAAAGGTGCCGGAGGAATTGGTGGATGCGGCGGATAAAGCGCTTTATCGGGCCAAACGGGCTGGACGTAATTGTGTGCGTTTTGCACGACACTCTCGTACCGAACAGTTACAACATTAA